From one Mercenaria mercenaria strain notata unplaced genomic scaffold, MADL_Memer_1 contig_4890, whole genome shotgun sequence genomic stretch:
- the LOC128554268 gene encoding uncharacterized protein LOC128554268: MGVSITLSSLSAGMDDGGSFPFPYVFTGFVLGPILLVNLISRWYVVRAVQKKGVTRKNILEILNNTTFGKHIWPWSCRVGMLWCIPGSILTGLGGVNCGIEENHDNANVTSRVKNNCYYDIEGVHGEMYKGLAIGLVVIHVFSFVYLLLSNCPVHSVLEQIKEDPRRTTATPANNRPAAAPAATATPAASTPQASGNGGAGHETEMKTKIQQLENRVRELESRERQIRELSVLPPPPTYNELMNSDGYKSTGAHPDNTFS, encoded by the exons ATGGGTGTCAGTATAACATTGTCGAGCCTGAGTGCAGGGATGGATGATGGGGGTAGTTTTCCCTTTCCGTACGTTTTTACTGGCTTTGTTTTAGGACCTATT CTTCTTGTCAACCTTATATCCAGATGGTATGTCGTAAGAGCTGTACAAAAGAAAGGGGTTACCAGAAAGAATATACTGGAAATACTGAATAATACAACATTTGGT AAACATATCTGGCCATGGTCCTGCCGGGTGGGAATGTTGTGGTGTATTCCTGGCTCAATACTTACAGGACTAGGTGGAGTAAACTGCGGAATAGAAGAGAACCATGATAACGCAAACGTCACTTCCAGAGTAAAAAATAACTGTTACTATGATATTGAAGGAGTACACGGCGAAATGTACAAAGGCTTAGCTATAGGATTAGTGGTCATACACGTGTTTTCGTTTGTATACCTGTTGCTAAGTAACTGTCCCGTGCATAGTGTGCTTGAACAAATAAAAGAAGACCCACGAAGAACAACAGCGACTCCGGCCAATAATCGTCCCGCTGCGGCCCCTGCTGCCACTGCCACTCCTGCTGCAAGCACACCACAGGCTTCAGGTAATGGTGGAGCAGGTCATGAAACAGAAATGAAAACTAAGATACAACAACTTGAAAATAGAGTAAGAGAACTTGAGAGTAGAGAAAGACAAATAAGAGAATTAAGTGTGCTACCTCCACCACCGACATACAACGAACTGATGAACTCTGATGGCTACAAGAGTACCGGAGCCCATCCTGACAATACTTTCTCTTAA